One segment of Haliotis asinina isolate JCU_RB_2024 chromosome 12, JCU_Hal_asi_v2, whole genome shotgun sequence DNA contains the following:
- the LOC137257429 gene encoding uncharacterized transmembrane protein DDB_G0289901-like, protein MVGVAEMKVGVKEGVAEMKTGGDQPKKVGYQTGGDQPKKVGYQTGGDQPKKVGYQKGGDQPNKVGYQKGGDQPNKVGYQTGGYQPKKVAYQKGGDQPKKVGYRTGGDQPKKVGYQKGGDQPKKVGCQTGGDQPKKVGYQTGGDQPKKVGYQTGGDQPKKVGYQTGGDQPKKVGYQTGGDQPKKVGYQKGGDQPKKVGYQTGGDQLKKVGYQTGGDQPKKVRYQTGGDQPKKVRY, encoded by the exons ATGGTAGGTGTGGCTGAGATGAAGGTAGGTGTGAAGGAAGGTGTGGCTGAGATGAAG ACAGGTGGAGATCAGCCAAAGAAAGTTGGTTATCAGACAGGTGGAGATCAGCCAAAGAAGGTTGGTTATCAGACAGGTGGAGATCAGCCAAAGAAAGTTGGTTATCAGAAAGGTGGAGATCAGCCAAACAAAGTTGGTTATCAGAAAGGTGGAGATCAGCCAAACAAAGTTGGTTATCAGACAGGTGGATATCAGCCAAAGAAAGTTGCTTATCAGAAAGGTGGAGATCAGCCAAAGAAAGTTGGTTATCGGACAGGTGGAGATCAGCCAAAGAAAGTTGGTTATCAGAAAGGTGGAGATCAGCCAAAGAAGGTTGGTTGTCAGACAGGTGGAGATCAGCCAAAGAAGGTTGGTTATCAGACAGGTGGAGATCAGCCAAAGAAGGTTGGTTATCAGACAGGTGGAGATCAGCCAAAGAAAGTTGGTTATCAGACAGGTGGAGATCAGCCAAAGAAGGTTGGTTATCAGACAGGTGGAGATCAGCCAAAGAAAGTTGGTTATCAGAAAGGTGGAGATCAGCCAAAGAAAGTTGGTTATCAGACAGGTGGAGATCAGCTAAAGAAAGTTGGTTATCAGACAGGTGGAGATCAGCCAAAGAAAGTTCGTTATCAGACAGGTGGAGATCAGCCAAAGAAAGTTCGTTATTAG